The nucleotide window ACAGCGGGAAATTGCGTTCCGCGTTCGAGTGCCCCAGTCGCCGCTCGAGCGCGGCCGGGAAGTAGAAGAACACCCAGACCAAGTCCGGGCCGCGGTCGTCGATCTCGTACCGGGTTAGCCCGAGGTTGGTTCCCACCACGTGCTCGGCCGCGGCGCGGATGCGGTCGCGGTCGAGCACGTCCCAGGGCAGAGTGTAGTGCAACCCCCAGCTCACTTCTGCTCCGGGCGCAGTAGCGGGAACAGGATCACGTCGCGGATGGTCTGGGTGTTCGTGAGCAGCATCACCAGCCGGTCGATGCCGATGCCCAGGCCGCCGGCCGGCGGCATGCCGTGCCGCAGCGCGCGGATGAAGTCGTGATCCATCTTCGCCATTGAGTCGTCGTCACTCAGGCCCGCGAGCTGCTGCGAGAAGGTCTGCTCCTGCGTGATCGGGTCGTTCAGTTCGGTGTAGGCGTTTGCCAGCTCCATCCCGTGAACGTACAGCTCGAACCGCTCGGCGATGGCCGGGTTTTCCCGCTTGCGCTTCGTGAGGGGGCACAGAGGTGAAGGGTAATCGTACACGAACACCGGACCGACCAGCGCGTCCTCCACAAACTTCTCGAACAGTTCTTGAACGAGAACCACGTGCGCCTTGGGCGTAGTAATTTCACGGGGCGGTTGTGCATCTGCAGGGACAGTTTGGGCGACCTTCTTGTAAGCGAGATTAAGCTTCTCAGCGTAGTTTGTCGTCTTATCCTTCCCTTCCGTCGCAATATTTGCCGCCCGCGCCGCAGCGAGCACCGCGGCCTCGTCGGTCATGTCGCAGCCAACGTGTTCCTTGAACAGGTCGCCGTACTTGGCGCGCTGGAACGGCGGGTTGAAGTTCACCACCTTCTCGCCGAACCGCAGGTGCCGCTCGCCGTGCAGGTCGTACACGCGGTGGGGCACCGCGCGGGTCTTCTTCTCGCCCTTATCCTCGTACTCCTCGTCCAGGTTGACGGTCGCAGTCGGGCCGACTACGTCGACACACGCGACGATGAGCCCTTCGGTGAGGTCCATCATCGTCTGGTAGTCGCCGTACGACTGGTACAGCTCGAGCATCGTGAACTCGGGGTTGTGCTTCCGACTGATCCCCTCGTTCCGGAACACCCGCCCCAGCTCGTACACCTTCTCGATCCCGCCCACCAGCAACCGCTTCAGCGGCAACTCCAGGGCGATGCGCACGAACAGGTCAATGTCGAGCGCGTTGTGGTGCGTCTCGAACGGCCGCGCCGCGGCCCCGCCGGCGATGGCGTGCAGCGTCGGCGTTTCGACCTCCATGTACCCCTGAGCGTCGAGGTGGTTGCGGATGGTGCGGATGATCTTCACCCGCTGGTGCGCGCGGCGCAGCGTGTCGGGCGTGTAGACCATGTCGAGGTACCGGTGCCGGAGCCGGTACTCCTCGTCGCCCATCCCGTACACGTCCTTGGGGTGCGGCTCCAGGCTCTTCGTGAGGAACGTGAGCTTCTCGACCTGGATCGTGAGTTCGCCGGTCTTGGTGGTGCCGAACTCGCCGTCCACGCCGATGATGTCGCCCAGGTCGAGCAGTTGGGCGACCTGCCACTCGGTCTCGGTGAGCTTGTTGACCCGGACCATGAGCTGGACGCGGCCGGTCTGGTCCCAGATCTCGAACCACATGAGCTTGCCGCCGGTGCGCGCCCGCACCACCCGGCCGGCGGCGCGGACCTTCGGCCCGGACTTGGCGTCGTCGAACTTGTCGGCCGGGAGTTTCCGAATCTCGCCGATGGGCTGGGCGTTATCGAACCGGTGGCCCCACGGGTCGAGGCCGAGGGCCTCGATCTGTCGGAGCTTCTGGAGCCGCACTTCGGCGAGGTCGGTTGTTTCGTCCGCCACGGTAAATTCTTCCGTTTCCACGGTGTTGGGTGTTAAGAGCTTTTTAGTTACGGGTCGAATGCAAGGACACCCGAGAGGGGGCGAGCGTTCGCGGGTGGACCCGTTCCCGCGCCTCGTTGTCCGGAAGGGAAGGGCGGGTGAACGCGCGGGGGCGCCGTTTCGCAGCGCCGCGGTTTCGCGCGGCGCTGACCGGGCCGTGCGCGTACCCACACCGCGTCAACAACCGGACAAATGAGGCCACGGCGCCAGCGAAAGGTGAAGAAGAAGCCCGGGTGAAAATTCGCTCGCGCCATGACCGCCCCGGGCCGGGCCGCTACACTGTTCCGACGTTCGTTCCACCACGGAGACGGAACCCATGTCGAGCGACGCTTCCGCGTCCAACGCCGACGACAAGAAGTCCGACGAGCCGAAGAGCCTGCTGGAGAAGGCCGGGGCCGCGCTCCCGGTCGCCCTGACCGCGCTCGCCGCGGTGTTTGGGTCCATGTCCAACGGGGCACTCCAGGAAGCGATGTACTGGAAGTCGCAGGCGGCCCAGGACCAGGCGAAGTCCACCAGTCAGTGGTCGCTGGCCGGGTTCAAGCGGGACCGCTCGCTGATGATGCAGACCACCGCGGCGCAGCTCCGGGCCACCGCGGGTTACGCGCCCGCGAAGTTCGATGCGGCTCCCAAGGACGCGTCCGGCGCCGAAGGACAGAAGGCGCTCGCGTGGCTCACCGAGCGCGGCGAGAAGGGCGGGCCGCCGCCGGCCAAGCTGCCCGATATTGAGGACGAGCGGATCAAGGAGCTGCGCGACGCGATCGAGCACCGCGAACCGGAGCGAGATCAGCTCAAGAAGGCTGGCCGGGTGGACATCGCCAGGATCACCAAGACGATCGACGACGCCGAGCGGTACAAGGAGCAAACGGACAAGGAGTGGGCGCCGGTGGTCGCCGCGGCGGAGGCGTGGGTCCGGGCGCAACAGGTGTCCAAGCCCGACGCCGCGGACGCCGCGAAGCACGCGGCGACCGCGGCCCAGGCGGCCGGGTTCGAGCTGGAGCAGCGCCGGTACCGGACCGAGTCGCGGATCGAGCAGGGGATCGGGTTCCTGTACGAGATCCGCGTCAAGGTGAGCGCCGCGGAGAGCGACAAGCACCGCCGCAAGAGCGACGCGCTATCAATTGCAATGCTGGTGGCCCAGATCGGCGCCGTGGCGTCGTCGCTGGCGCTGGCCCGCAAGCAGAAGAGCGCGCTGTGGCTGTTCGCGGGGCTGATCGGGCTGGTCTCGGTCGGCGTGGGCGGGTACGCTCTGATCCCGCCCGCGCTGCTCCCGTTCTGACCGGGGTGGCGAGCGCCACGTGAGCGACCGCCATGACCGGCACTGACCGCCGACTCGCCGAACAGCTCTTCCACGACAAGCAGGCCGCGGAACGCGCCGACACGTTCCGCGGCGACGCCGGTTCGCTCCGGTTTAACACCGACGACTACCTCGATCACGAAACCTGGGTGCGTCCCGCGTTCGGATCGCTCGGCGATTTGCGCGGGAGACGGGCGCTCGATTACGGGTGCGGGCACGGGATGGCGGCGGTCACGCTCGCCCGCGCCGGCGCACATGTGACCGCGTTCGACCTTTCGCCGGGGTACGTGGCCGAGGCGCGCGCCCGGGCCGATGCGAACGGGGTCGTCGTCGAGTGCGTCACCGCCGACGGCGAAGAGCTGCCCTTCGAGACGGCATCCTTCGACGCGGTTTGGGGCAACGCGATCCTTCACCACCTCGACCTGGCGCGTGCCGGTGCCGAGCTGCGCCGGGTGCTGAAGCCGGGCGGGGTGGCGGTGTTCTGCGAGCCGTGGGGCGGGAACCCGCTGCTGGGGTTCGCCCGGCGGGCGCTGCCGTACCCGGGCAAGGACCGCACCCCGGACGAGCACCCGCTCACGCGCCGCGACCTGGACCCGCTGCGGCGCATCTTCCCGGCGATGAACGTTCGCGGGTTCCAACTCCTGGGCATGGTGCGGCGGGTGTGGAAGAACCGGCCGGCTCTCCGCCTCCTTGATGCGGTTGATGTGCGGCTGCTGCGGACTGTTCCGCCGCTCGAAAACTGGTGCCGGTATGTGGTGATCGTCCTGCGGGCCGGATAGACTGTCGGGGCCGTGCGGAATGTGCTGCTTGAGCTGCCCCGATGAGTGCGCCCGCGCCCCCCTCGCCGACCGCCAACGCGCCCGGAACATCGGGCAGCGCGCAGGCGGTTTTGGGCATTTTCTTGGCGGTGCTGCTCGGACTGCTCGCGTACCGCGGGTACGGCTCGCACTTCGGCGCGCGGCCCACCGAACCGGCCGTGGCCGCACCCGTTGATCTGAACGCCGCGGGCGAGGCGGAACTCGTGCAGGTGCCGGGCATCGGCTCGAAAACGGCCCAGTCGATCGTGCTTCACCGTCAAACGCATGGCCCGTTTCGGTCGGTGGAAGAGTTGCGGAACGTTCGTGGGATCGGAGCGCAGACGCTCGAAAAAGTGCGGCACCGGTTCCACACGGAGACGATTGCCACAGACCCGCTCGCGCCGCCGGAACCGCCCGCAACGATTACTCGTACCTCCTTCTCCTCACCACTTACATCGGACCCGCCGCCGCTTCCGCCACGACCGGTTGCCTCCACCGGCGCGAAAAAGCTTCAGCCGGGAGATCCGCCGATCGACGTGAACACTGCGTCGCCGGACGAACTCCAGCGCCTGCCGGGCGTCGGACCCGTAATGGCCCACGCGATCGTAACGGCTCGCGCGACGAAGCCGTTCGACAGCGTCAATGACCTCGACCGCGTGAAGGGGATCGGCGCGAAAACGCTCGACAAGTTGCGCCCGTTCGTGACCGTGAGGTGAGCCTATTCTTCCGCTGGGACCGCGGCCGTCCCGGCCGCCGGTAGTCCGATGGATGAGCTTGGCGAAGGAGCGCGTGGCGGCCTCAACCGTTGACCGAAAGCGGCCGAGACGGCCGCGGTCCCAGGGGCGTGTTCACTTCCCCGCCGCTTCTGTTTGTTTCTTCTTGCGCTCGGCGATCTCGTCCGCAAACAGCTTGCGCACCGTCTTCTTCGAGAAGAAGTCCACGACCCACGGGGCGAAGCGGTTCACCAGCACCAGCAGCTTCCCGCGGAAGGTGAGGGTCACGTCCAGGCTCCCGCGCGTGACGGCGTTCAGCGTCGCCGCGGCTACCTCTTCGCTCGTCATGCCGCGCATGTGGTCGAGTTGCATCTTGGCCTTCTGCTCCAACATGTTCTTCGAGAAGTTGGTTTGCGTCAGGCCGGGCGACACGACGATGACATCGACGCCGTCCTTCGCCAGTTCGGCGCGGATGGACTCGCTGAACCCCATCACCGCGAACTTGCTCGCGGAGTACAGCGACCGCGCCGGCAGTGCCCGCTTGCCCACCACCGACGAGATGTTCACGATCGCCGGGGTGGTCCCCTGCTTCAGCAGCGGTAGGAGTACGCGGGTCGTTTCGGTCAGCCCGAAGAAGTTGGTTTCAAAGATCTGACGCAGCACCTCGGGCTCCGAGTCCATGAAGTGGCCCGTCGCCCCGATGCCCGCGTTGTTGATGAGCACGTCCAGCCCGCCGAAGCTGTCGGTTGCGGCCTTCACCATCGCGGCGCGGTCGTCGGGCTTGGTGATGTCGGCGGCAACGGTCGCGATGGTGCCGCCCGCGGCCCGCACCTCGGTCGCGAGTTCGTCCAGAAGGGGTTGCGACCGCGCCGCCGCGAGCACCCGGCACCCGCGCTTCGCGGCCTCGGTCACCAGCGCCCGCCCGATGCCCTGCGACGCCCCGGTGACCAGCACACGCAGCCCGCTCAGATTCCGACGCGCCATGACATCCCCTCTGCGAACACTCCACGTTAGTTCTACGACAACGCACGGGAAGTCGCGCCGGCCGGTCCTAACATGATCTCGGTAAATACGGGGAGCTGAAATGGCTGTAACGGTTTTCTCGAACGCAACGCTCGTGCTGCCCGATCGCGTGTGGCCCGGCGCCACGCTGGCGGTTACCGACGGCCGCATTTCGGAGATCGACCAGGACTTGCACGTGGTTGACGCGATCGACCTCGGGGGAATGTACCTCGCGCCCGGGTTCGTGGAGCTTCACGTTCACGGCGGTGACGGCGCCGACTTCATGGACGGCACCGCCGAAGCGTTCCGGACCGTGTGCCGGTGCCACGCGCGCCACGGGACGACGAGCCTCACCCCGACGAGCACCGTCGCCACCGGCCCGCAGTACGACAAGTTCCTGAATCTGTGTGACGAACTGTACGGCGACGTTCTCGGCGGTGCCCGCATTGTGGGCAGCCACTTTTATGGCCCTTATTTCGCACGTCCGGCCCGCGGGTGTCACCCCGATCAGGAGTTCCTCGTTCCGAACGCCGATAACGCGGACCGGTTCACGAAGCTCGCGGCGAAAATGCCCCTGGTCGTCACCGTGGCGCCCGAGATCGAAAATGCGGAGTGGCTCGTTCGGACCTACGCCCCCCGCGGCGTGAAGTTCAACGCCGGGCACAGCCACGGCACGTTCTCCCAGGTGGAAGCGGCGGTGTCGTGGGGGGTGAAGCACGTCGACCACCTCTTCTGCGCGATGTCCGATCGCGCGCGGCTGCGGCAAACACAGGCGTTCCCGATGCGGGCCGGGGTGCTCGAAGCCACCCTGTACTTCGACCAGCTCACGACGGAAGTGATCGCCGACGGGAAGCACCTCGCACCCGAACTGCTGCGCCTCGCGTACAAGGCGAAGGGCGCGGACCGGCTCGCGCTGGTGACGGATTCGATGCGCGCGGTCGATATGCCCGACGGCGAATACTGGTTCGGCGCCGAAGGGAGCGGGGAGCGCGTCCGCAAGAAGGACGGTGTCGGCGTGACGCTCGACGGCACGGCGCTGGCGTCGTGCGTGATGGGTATGGATCACTGCCTGCGGACCATGCACTTCGCCGCCGGCGTTCCGCTCGTTGAAGCGGTCCGCATGGCGAGTCTGACACCCGCCCGCATCCTTGGGCTGGAGACCGAGATCGGCAGCCTGGAGGTCGGGAAGCGTGCGGACCTGGTCGTACTCGATCACGAACTGAACGTGCGGCAGGTGTATGTGGGCGGGGCGTCGATCGGTGGGTTTTAACGACCGGAACTCGCGGGCTCGCGCGGCGGAGCCCGGGTACAGGTGGAGGTTGCGAAACGCGGACCGCTGTTGTATTTAAGTGCCACGGCGTTCCGCCCGCGCTCGACGGAGCAAACACGTGCGACGTGACTTCCTGAAACTGTGCGGGCTGGCCGGGTTGGGGCTCGCGGTGCCCTTCCGGTCGCGCGAATCGCGCGCCGCGGGGAAGCCCACGGACGAGCCCTACCCGGGGCCGTTCTACGTCGTGTTTAACGCCTCCGGCGGGTGGGACACGACGTACCTGATGGACCCGAAAGGGGTCAACGGGATCAACCGGCTCTACAAGGACGGCGACATCCTCACGAAGGGCGCGCACAAGTACGCCCCCAACAAGGCGCACGCGAAAGGCGGCTTGTGTAACGAGGACTTCTACTCCGAGTTCGGCGCCGAGCTGCTCACGTTCAACGGGCTCGACTACTCGACCAACAACCACTCGCCCGGCGCCCGCTACATGGCGACGGGCAAACTCGACAGCACCGAGTATCCGACCTTTGCGGCGCTGGTCGCGGCGTGCCGCGGTCCGAACTGTCCGCTCGCGTTCCTGACGTTCGGCAACTACTCGGCGACCGGCAACCTTGTGGCGATGTCGCGGGTGCCGTACCTGCCGTCGCTCAAGAAGATCGCGCTGGCCGACGCGATGGACGGCAACGAGCGCTCGCCGTACCACGACAAATTCGCGCTCGACCGGATCGAAGAGGCGCTCCGCGAAACGAACGAGGCGGCGGGGGCCGCGCCACGGCTCCCCCGCGCCGAGCGCGCCGAAAACATGCTGTACGCGGCGCAGGTGAACTCCAAGGCGCTCCAGCGGGTGGCCCAGTACATTCCCGCGACCTCGCCCAAGGAGCGAATGGCGCAGCAGGTCGAGATCGCGCTCGCGTCGTTCAAGGCCGGGGTGTGCGTGTCCGCGAACCTGACCATCGGCCAGTTCGACAGCCACGCCAACAACGACGCCGACCAGATGAAGCTGATCCCGGAGTTCCTGGCGGGCGTCGCGTACCTAATGCGCCGGGCCGGCGAGCTGAAGATCCGCGAGCAGATCGTGGTGGTGGTTCAGAGCGAGATGGGCCGCACCCCCGACTACAACGCCGGCAACGGGAAGGATCACTGGTCGATCGGGTCCGCGCTCTTTTTGGGGCGCGGGATCAAAGGCAACCGCGTGGTCGGTGCGACCGACGCGAAGCAATTCGCGATGCCGCTCGCCCCTGCAACCTTGGCGCTCGACAAAGACAAGGGCATTAAGGTGCGGCCCGAGCACGTTCACCTCGCGCTGCGCGAGCTGGCGGGGATCACGGACCACCCGCTGAGCAAGAAGTTCCCGCTCGGGGTGCCCGAGAGGGAGAAGCTCCGCGGGCTCTGGACCGGCGCTTGAGTCGCCCGGACTGTCGGGGTACGCTTGGGCGTCGCCCCGACCTTTCCCGGATGCGATTTGATGACCCGCGCTGCGCTCGCTCTGCTCTTTCTGGTTGCATTCGGCCCGCCGGTGCGCGGGGCGGACGCCGCACCCCAGAAGCCCAACGTTTTACTGATCCTCGCCGACGATCTGGGCTTCTCGGATCTTGGGAGCTACGGCGGCGAGATCGACACGCCGAACCTCGACGCGCTCGCGAAGAACGGGCTGCGGTTCACGCAGTTCTACAACACCGCCCGGTGCTGGCCGACCCGCGGGTCGATCCTCACCGGCTATTACGCCCAGCAAATCCGTCGCGACACCGTGCCGGGCGTGCCCAGCGGCAATCAGGGCACACGCCCCGCGTGGGCGAACCTCTTGTCGGAACTGATCGCGCCGCACGGCTACGTCTCGTACCACTCCGGCAAATGGCACGTCGATGGTTTGCCCCTCAAGAACGGGTTCACACACTCGTACAGCCTCAACGACCACGACCGCCACTTCGCACCCAAGAAGCACACCGAGGACGACAAGCAACTCCCCGCGGCCGACCCGAAAGAGGGCTATTACTCCAGCACCGCGATTGCCGATTACGCGATCAAGCAACTGACCGGCCACTTCGAGAAGCACCCGACCAAGCCCTTTTTCGAGTTCGTCGCGTTCACGGCCCCGCACTTCCCGGTTCAGGCGCCCGCTGCGGACGTGGCGAAGTACCGGAAGAGGTACCTCGCCGGTTGGGACGAACGCCGTGAGGCACGCTGGAAACGCATGCAGGACCTCGGGCTGGGCGACACGCTCCCCCCGATCGAGCGCGACCTCGGCCCACCATACGCATTTCCAGAGGCGATCAAAAAACTCGGTCCGAATGAGCTGAATCGCCCGCTTGCGTGGAAAGACCTGACCGCCGAGCAGAAGGCGTTCCAGGCCGACAAGATGGCCGTTCACGCCGCAATGGTGGACCGGATGGATCGCGAGATCGGTCGCATCCTGGAGACGCTCAAGAAGGCGAAGCAGTTCGACAACACGCTGGTGGTGTTCCTCTCGGACAACGGCGCGAGCGCGGAAATCATGGTCCGCGGCGACGGCCACGACCCGCATGCCGAGTGCGGCACCGGGGCCACGTTCCTGAGCATCGGGCCGGGCTGGTCGAGCCTGTGCAACACGCCGTTCCGTCGGCACAAGACGTGGGTCCACGAGGGCGGCATCCACACACCACTCATTGCCCACTGGCCGAACGGGATTAACGCGAAGGGCGAACTGCGAGGTACCCCCGGGCACGTCGCGGACGTCGTTCCGACCGTGCTGGAACTGGCGGTCGGGAAACCCGTCACTTCCCCCACCAATAGCGCGCCGGACTTCGCGGGGCGCAGCCTGGTTCCCGCGTTCGTCAAAGACGGAACCGTGAAGCGGGACACGCTCTGGTGGCAGCACGAGGGCAACCGGGCGCTGCGCGTCGGTGACTTCAAAATCGTCGCCGCGGGCAAAGATGCCGAGTGGGAGCTGTACGACCTCAAGGCCGATCCGACCGAGACGAAGAACATTGCGAAAGAAAAGCCCGAGAAGGTGCGCGAACTGGCGGCTGCGTGGCAAAAGGAAGCCGAAACGTACTACGCCCTGGCGAAGAAGGACGCTGCACCGGCGAAGACCAACACCCCACCGGCGAAGAAGTCCAAGCAACCCAACGTGCTGTTCATTGCGGTGGACGACCTGAACCACTGGGTCGGGCACTTGGGGCGCAACAAGCAGACGAAGACGCCCAACATCGACCGCCTGGCGAAGATGGGTGTGACGTTCACGCACGCTTACTGCGCGGCCCCGGTGTGCAACCCGTCCCGGGCGGCGCTGATGTCAGGGCTGCGCCCGGGCAGCACCGGCGTGTACGACAACGGCCAGAACTGGCGGCCCGTGATCGGCAAGGAACTCACGCTCACCACGCAGTTCCTGAACGCGGGTTACAACGTGTACGGCACGGGCAAGATCTACCACGCTAACGTCCACCGCGACGGCGAGTGGACCGACTACTTCGTCGGCGGGAAGGAGAAGACCACCCCGCACCCCGACTCGAAGGACGACGGCGTCGGCGGGATCAAGTTCCGCTCGCTCACGGACGACTCGAAGCTGCCGGACGAGAGCATCGTGGACTACGGCATCAAGCAGCTTCAGGCGAAGCACGAGAAGCCGTTCTTCCTCGCCGTGGGGTTGCACAAGCCGCACATGCCCTGGAACGTGCCGAAGAAGTATTACGACCTGTTCCCACTCGATCAGATCGAGCTTCCGCCCACCCAGAAGGACGACCTGAAGGACGTGCCCGCGGGCGGTCTGAAGATGGCGAAGCCCGACGGCGACCACGCGACGATGGTGAAGTCCGGGCGCTGGAAGGAGGCGGTGCAGGCATACCTCGCGACCATCGCGTACTGCGACGCGCAGATCGGCCTGCTGCTCGACGCCTACGACAAGTCGTCCGCCAAGGAGGACACGATCATCGTCTTCTGGGGCGATCACGGGTGGCACCTGGGCGAGAAGGAGCACTGGCGCAAGTTCGCGCTGTGGGAAGAGGCCACGCGGATGCCGTACATCTGGGTCGTACCTGGGATGACGACACCCGGCGGCGTGTGCGACCGCACCGTGGACCTGATGAGCGTGTACCCGACGCTCTGCGGGATCTGCGGCATCGCGCGACCCAAGCACGTCGAGGGTGAAGACCTTTTGCCGCTACTGCGCGACCCGCGGGCGAAGTGGGACCGCCCCGCGGTCACCACCTTCCACCTCAACAACCACGCGGTGCGCACGGACCGCTGGCGGTACATCCGGTACGCGGACGGCGGCGAGGAACTGTACGACCACACGAAGGACCCATACGAGTGGGTCAACCTCGCCGGTGATGCGAAGTTCGCCGACGCGAAGAAGGAACTGACGAAGCTCCTCCCAACGACGAACAAGCCCGAGCTTCCGCGCAATAAGGAGTGAGGCTAGCGCGCGTTGACCGGCACATGA belongs to Gemmata obscuriglobus and includes:
- a CDS encoding SDR family oxidoreductase — protein: MARRNLSGLRVLVTGASQGIGRALVTEAAKRGCRVLAAARSQPLLDELATEVRAAGGTIATVAADITKPDDRAAMVKAATDSFGGLDVLINNAGIGATGHFMDSEPEVLRQIFETNFFGLTETTRVLLPLLKQGTTPAIVNISSVVGKRALPARSLYSASKFAVMGFSESIRAELAKDGVDVIVVSPGLTQTNFSKNMLEQKAKMQLDHMRGMTSEEVAAATLNAVTRGSLDVTLTFRGKLLVLVNRFAPWVVDFFSKKTVRKLFADEIAERKKKQTEAAGK
- the lysS gene encoding lysine--tRNA ligase, which codes for MADETTDLAEVRLQKLRQIEALGLDPWGHRFDNAQPIGEIRKLPADKFDDAKSGPKVRAAGRVVRARTGGKLMWFEIWDQTGRVQLMVRVNKLTETEWQVAQLLDLGDIIGVDGEFGTTKTGELTIQVEKLTFLTKSLEPHPKDVYGMGDEEYRLRHRYLDMVYTPDTLRRAHQRVKIIRTIRNHLDAQGYMEVETPTLHAIAGGAAARPFETHHNALDIDLFVRIALELPLKRLLVGGIEKVYELGRVFRNEGISRKHNPEFTMLELYQSYGDYQTMMDLTEGLIVACVDVVGPTATVNLDEEYEDKGEKKTRAVPHRVYDLHGERHLRFGEKVVNFNPPFQRAKYGDLFKEHVGCDMTDEAAVLAAARAANIATEGKDKTTNYAEKLNLAYKKVAQTVPADAQPPREITTPKAHVVLVQELFEKFVEDALVGPVFVYDYPSPLCPLTKRKRENPAIAERFELYVHGMELANAYTELNDPITQEQTFSQQLAGLSDDDSMAKMDHDFIRALRHGMPPAGGLGIGIDRLVMLLTNTQTIRDVILFPLLRPEQK
- a CDS encoding N-acetylglucosamine-6-phosphate deacetylase, translating into MAVTVFSNATLVLPDRVWPGATLAVTDGRISEIDQDLHVVDAIDLGGMYLAPGFVELHVHGGDGADFMDGTAEAFRTVCRCHARHGTTSLTPTSTVATGPQYDKFLNLCDELYGDVLGGARIVGSHFYGPYFARPARGCHPDQEFLVPNADNADRFTKLAAKMPLVVTVAPEIENAEWLVRTYAPRGVKFNAGHSHGTFSQVEAAVSWGVKHVDHLFCAMSDRARLRQTQAFPMRAGVLEATLYFDQLTTEVIADGKHLAPELLRLAYKAKGADRLALVTDSMRAVDMPDGEYWFGAEGSGERVRKKDGVGVTLDGTALASCVMGMDHCLRTMHFAAGVPLVEAVRMASLTPARILGLETEIGSLEVGKRADLVVLDHELNVRQVYVGGASIGGF
- a CDS encoding ComEA family DNA-binding protein, which encodes MSAPAPPSPTANAPGTSGSAQAVLGIFLAVLLGLLAYRGYGSHFGARPTEPAVAAPVDLNAAGEAELVQVPGIGSKTAQSIVLHRQTHGPFRSVEELRNVRGIGAQTLEKVRHRFHTETIATDPLAPPEPPATITRTSFSSPLTSDPPPLPPRPVASTGAKKLQPGDPPIDVNTASPDELQRLPGVGPVMAHAIVTARATKPFDSVNDLDRVKGIGAKTLDKLRPFVTVR
- a CDS encoding class I SAM-dependent methyltransferase; the encoded protein is MTGTDRRLAEQLFHDKQAAERADTFRGDAGSLRFNTDDYLDHETWVRPAFGSLGDLRGRRALDYGCGHGMAAVTLARAGAHVTAFDLSPGYVAEARARADANGVVVECVTADGEELPFETASFDAVWGNAILHHLDLARAGAELRRVLKPGGVAVFCEPWGGNPLLGFARRALPYPGKDRTPDEHPLTRRDLDPLRRIFPAMNVRGFQLLGMVRRVWKNRPALRLLDAVDVRLLRTVPPLENWCRYVVIVLRAG
- a CDS encoding sulfatase-like hydrolase/transferase, which gives rise to MTRAALALLFLVAFGPPVRGADAAPQKPNVLLILADDLGFSDLGSYGGEIDTPNLDALAKNGLRFTQFYNTARCWPTRGSILTGYYAQQIRRDTVPGVPSGNQGTRPAWANLLSELIAPHGYVSYHSGKWHVDGLPLKNGFTHSYSLNDHDRHFAPKKHTEDDKQLPAADPKEGYYSSTAIADYAIKQLTGHFEKHPTKPFFEFVAFTAPHFPVQAPAADVAKYRKRYLAGWDERREARWKRMQDLGLGDTLPPIERDLGPPYAFPEAIKKLGPNELNRPLAWKDLTAEQKAFQADKMAVHAAMVDRMDREIGRILETLKKAKQFDNTLVVFLSDNGASAEIMVRGDGHDPHAECGTGATFLSIGPGWSSLCNTPFRRHKTWVHEGGIHTPLIAHWPNGINAKGELRGTPGHVADVVPTVLELAVGKPVTSPTNSAPDFAGRSLVPAFVKDGTVKRDTLWWQHEGNRALRVGDFKIVAAGKDAEWELYDLKADPTETKNIAKEKPEKVRELAAAWQKEAETYYALAKKDAAPAKTNTPPAKKSKQPNVLFIAVDDLNHWVGHLGRNKQTKTPNIDRLAKMGVTFTHAYCAAPVCNPSRAALMSGLRPGSTGVYDNGQNWRPVIGKELTLTTQFLNAGYNVYGTGKIYHANVHRDGEWTDYFVGGKEKTTPHPDSKDDGVGGIKFRSLTDDSKLPDESIVDYGIKQLQAKHEKPFFLAVGLHKPHMPWNVPKKYYDLFPLDQIELPPTQKDDLKDVPAGGLKMAKPDGDHATMVKSGRWKEAVQAYLATIAYCDAQIGLLLDAYDKSSAKEDTIIVFWGDHGWHLGEKEHWRKFALWEEATRMPYIWVVPGMTTPGGVCDRTVDLMSVYPTLCGICGIARPKHVEGEDLLPLLRDPRAKWDRPAVTTFHLNNHAVRTDRWRYIRYADGGEELYDHTKDPYEWVNLAGDAKFADAKKELTKLLPTTNKPELPRNKE
- a CDS encoding DUF1501 domain-containing protein, producing the protein MRRDFLKLCGLAGLGLAVPFRSRESRAAGKPTDEPYPGPFYVVFNASGGWDTTYLMDPKGVNGINRLYKDGDILTKGAHKYAPNKAHAKGGLCNEDFYSEFGAELLTFNGLDYSTNNHSPGARYMATGKLDSTEYPTFAALVAACRGPNCPLAFLTFGNYSATGNLVAMSRVPYLPSLKKIALADAMDGNERSPYHDKFALDRIEEALRETNEAAGAAPRLPRAERAENMLYAAQVNSKALQRVAQYIPATSPKERMAQQVEIALASFKAGVCVSANLTIGQFDSHANNDADQMKLIPEFLAGVAYLMRRAGELKIREQIVVVVQSEMGRTPDYNAGNGKDHWSIGSALFLGRGIKGNRVVGATDAKQFAMPLAPATLALDKDKGIKVRPEHVHLALRELAGITDHPLSKKFPLGVPEREKLRGLWTGA